In one Scyliorhinus canicula chromosome 3, sScyCan1.1, whole genome shotgun sequence genomic region, the following are encoded:
- the LOC119962736 gene encoding tropomyosin alpha-4 chain-like isoform X8 encodes MHRIMTEAEVSSLERRIHLVEDELDRTRERLNVNLQKLDEAEKSADSSERGMKAVESKVLKAEEIVEMQEVQLKEAKHIAEDADRKYEEVARKLVILEGEQERTEGRADYAESKCAEIEEELRNVTNSLKSLEAQTEKYASKEDKYEDEIKLLTDKLKEAETRAECAERSVAKMEKAIDDLEEKLAKAKEENVGIHQVLEQTLVDLSHL; translated from the exons ACGGAAGCTGAGGTGTCTTCTTTGGAAAGACGTATCCATTTGGTTGAAGACGAGTTGGATCGTACTCGGGAGCGTCTGAATGTTAACTTGCAAAAATTGGATGAGGCTGAAAAATCAGCAGACTCGAGTGAACG AGGAATGAAAGCTGTGGAGAGCAAAGTCTTGAAGGCTGAGGAAATAGTGGAAATGCAAGAGGTGCAGCTGAAGGAAGCTAAACATATTGCAGAGGATGCAGACCGCAAATATGAAGAG GTGGCACGAAAACTTGTCATCCTTGAAGGTGAGCAGGAACGAACTGAGGGGCGTGCAGATTACGCAGAAAG TAAATGTGCTGAGATTGAAGAAGAATTGAGAAATGTCACCAACAGCCTGAAGTCTTTGGAAGCGCAAACCGAAAAG TATGCTTCGAAAGAAGATAAATATGAAGATGAAATCAAGCTGTTAACAGATAAGCTAAAAGAG GCTGAAACTAGAGCCGAGTGTGCTGAAAGATCTGTAGCAAAAATGGAGAAGGCAATTGATGATTTGGAAG AAAAACTGGCCAAGGCAAAAGAAGAGAATGTGGGCATTCATCAGGTGCTTGAGCAGACTCTAGTGGATCTGAGCCACTTATAA
- the LOC119962736 gene encoding tropomyosin alpha-4 chain-like isoform X9 — MNVTEAEVSSLERRIHLVEDELDRTRERLNVNLQKLDEAEKSADSSERGMKAVESKVLKAEEIVEMQEVQLKEAKHIAEDADRKYEEVARKLVILEGEQERTEGRADYAESKCAEIEEELRNVTNSLKSLEAQTEKYASKEDKYEDEIKLLTDKLKEAETRAECAERSVAKMEKAIDDLEEKLAKAKEENVGIHQVLEQTLVDLSHL; from the exons ACGGAAGCTGAGGTGTCTTCTTTGGAAAGACGTATCCATTTGGTTGAAGACGAGTTGGATCGTACTCGGGAGCGTCTGAATGTTAACTTGCAAAAATTGGATGAGGCTGAAAAATCAGCAGACTCGAGTGAACG AGGAATGAAAGCTGTGGAGAGCAAAGTCTTGAAGGCTGAGGAAATAGTGGAAATGCAAGAGGTGCAGCTGAAGGAAGCTAAACATATTGCAGAGGATGCAGACCGCAAATATGAAGAG GTGGCACGAAAACTTGTCATCCTTGAAGGTGAGCAGGAACGAACTGAGGGGCGTGCAGATTACGCAGAAAG TAAATGTGCTGAGATTGAAGAAGAATTGAGAAATGTCACCAACAGCCTGAAGTCTTTGGAAGCGCAAACCGAAAAG TATGCTTCGAAAGAAGATAAATATGAAGATGAAATCAAGCTGTTAACAGATAAGCTAAAAGAG GCTGAAACTAGAGCCGAGTGTGCTGAAAGATCTGTAGCAAAAATGGAGAAGGCAATTGATGATTTGGAAG AAAAACTGGCCAAGGCAAAAGAAGAGAATGTGGGCATTCATCAGGTGCTTGAGCAGACTCTAGTGGATCTGAGCCACTTATAA